The genomic segment TACtgtagtttttaatatttatgaaTGGAAACAGCACTTATACATTACATAAAAAGTAAAGTTATATATGCTCTACTAttagaaattgtttttaaatatgtttgTAAGAGAAGCAATAAGCATTAcataagttaatgaaaccaaatattaaaacttttttttgaaagttaTATTGCAAAAAATGCATTCAAAAAGGTTTTGAGGAAAAGAGAAGCACTaagcatacaaaaaaaaattatacagctATCTTAGATCTAGATTAGTGTATCTAAGATCTGTAGAATAAATAAGTAAAAGAAATCCCAATTAACTAAAGTAtactaacaaaaataataaaactagcaAAGAATATGGCATAATTTTGGAACCAAAAAAAAACTGTTGTATCTGCAAAACTAAATATGTTACAGAAAATGTTTCAATTATGAACTTTACATAATTGTAAAGTTCataattgaaacattttttgtaaCATATTTAGTATTGCAGATAAccagtttttttttggtttctgaAAAATAGAGATTTTGGAATGTATACCTTTTTTAACTCACTGATTCAATTATggtaaatttgtaaataaaaaaattaaagtaataacCAAATGAAAGAAGTAGCAGTAAGAATTCTCAAAAATAAGATAAAGCAACAAGTGTCTTTTTTAACATGAAAAATATTAACCATTTGTGACTTAAATCTTGAACTATAATTAGTAATAATAAATTGTTATGTATGTTCTATCCTACTGTATTGAAACTTATACAATCAATAAGAACGGGAATCAAACATCTGATATGCATTTTTAAGGGATAGTTACTGAGTACCATAGGTGGATAAAATTAACTACAGTCAACTGGTTTGTTACCCCAAAACTTCCGAACAGAAGAGACACATGAAGAATAATATAAAATCaactatttaataaaactgttgtaataataattgtagtagtttttaatttttttaaactaaaaagatatattttcttaGCATTAGTTTCTACATAAAAAAGAACTTATAATTTTTCTGAAAGTCAAGAAAATAACAGAATTGTTACATTTAACTATAAATATTCTTTTGGTTATGGGTATCTACCTAACAGTGAATCTGTGCTTGCTTGTCATATTGCAAATTTTCATGGTAATTATATCTTtatactgtattttatttttaatttctgtaGCTTTTTCAATGATTCCATAAGCAAATGTAATGTCCCTAAGCAATATTTGCATTTTATTGATTTGATATCTACCACAGTATTACCATGTACTACACAATTCCTGAAAAATCGTAGTGAGATCAATTTGCTCATATAAATTATTGGTTTGtatttcattttctttattttgcgTATGTTTATTGAAATTTTGTTTTGTAAATGGTGTCTCTTTTTCTTCATTATCTGTTTTACCTATATacagtttttattattatgtaCATATTTCCCTTGTAGTTAATTTTCATTCTGTACCATTTTAGTTTCTTTAACTGTCATAGTATACCTTACATTGTTTTACAATAATGAGTTAAATTGATAGTAAAACAATGTTTATTCTAGATTCGGTTAGTTGTAAGTGGGTGTGTGGCAGGTCATTCCATCCTAGTCACAGAAGACGGCAAAGCAATGACTTTTGGCAGAAATCCTCAAGGTCAACTAGGACTAGATGATACTGAATCTAGGACAACACCTACTTTGGTACCTGGACTGGAGAACATGAACATTATAGGTAATATTTTCTAACAAAGTTAGGGGGCATTCAAGTATTACGTAAcataattttttaagatttttgacCCCCTCCCTCCCATGTAATGCACTGTAACATTTTACAAGACCCCTCCCTCTACCTAAACTTTACGTAACAGCCAAGTGACCATTTTTACCTAAAAGTAACAATTATACAGTAAAGCCTCGCTATAACAGACTTCAGATATAAGGGACCAAAAATCATACCAATAAACCAAAAAAATCATACCAATAAACATACCACTGTATTTTACAAAGAATTTCAGCAAAAGGTTTATTATAGTATAATCAGGACACATTTTTTCAAATTAGTcatattatgtatgtatttttagctgaaaaataaattaagcattcctaagagaaacataatattttatcatcAACATAGATAATGTAAAATCATCAATATTTTTTCATCTTTCTACACATCATGTGGGAATGAGATATAAATTTCTTACTGGCAGCAATAGCACATATTAGGGGACTCCCTAATATAATATGGTGTGGGTTTTTATGATTATATGGGTGTTTACAATACAAAGTTGgtaaataactttattattgttttaattgtatttacaataatagtaaataaaacaACAGATTTCTAACTTGCAATAATAAACTTTTACTGCTAATCttacaatttttatgttttcCCTACTCCATTCTCACATACATTTTTGGCTTCATCCCTTATGGTATTTCTCATGCATTCTTGTATTTTAActtcttttaataataaattcctaaactaatatatttatttctgcATTTTGCAAGACAGTTAGAAATGgaaatgtagctgaaataaaagattttattcaaattaaaatcgtattcttaaaaaaaaaaaattagaaataaaattatgaGATAGGTATCTTCTTTCTCTTCTTGGGCCATGACATCTTTTGCATTTGATCATTCTTTGACGTAATTTTAGGTTTAAATTGTGGTCACagaaaaatatttggtttttcgaAACACTGTGTAAGCTGCTTCAATTCTGTACTCGATCCCTTTGCTTGGTTCTAGTTGGTCTGCAGTGTAGtatcccaaatatttaaatgGAATCATAAATTTTGTCCTAGAAACATAGATTTCTACCATCAATGACTTTGGTTCTTAATATGTTCAAAAGTCTTCCAGGCCTCACGCTGACTGGATCGAAAGCCATGCCACGTTACATTGGTCGCTACATTTTTGGAGGAGTACATTTAAGCCAAAAAGTGCCTCACTGGTACCCAGGCCATTCCTAAATCCAAACTGGGTTTCATCTAGGTTTATTTCGTAATGAATAATGCGAAGAAACGACttttcaatgtgtggctcatCAGACTAATTAATCTGTATTCGTCACATCTTTTTGCCTGCTGTTTTGTCAGAATTGCTATAAAAACATACTTGAACCATTCCTCAGTTATTTTAATCAGTAGTATTATACAGCATTACAAAGCTTAACTAGAGCACTGATGTGGTTCTCTTGTATAATTTTAAGTGTTCAGCTGTTATTTAGgatggcagtgaataaaattaagatagctgtAATGGTAAccaatgttctgaatggatgtgGTACGTGAAGAAGAAGCTGGGATATTGTCTGGTCCAGTTGCGTtcttggttttgactgattttaTAGTATAAAGCAATtcagattttaaaatttcagGCCCTTCTTGATTTACATTGCTCTGTATGTTTGGCCTGTCATGTTGGAGCAATTTAGTTTACTCTGTGTTTCAAATATTTCTCGTTCATCAATGATAACTTTTTCTTCATTATCAACAAGAGTATTAGTGTTTTTCTTATTATACAGTCCAGAAACTTCACAAACTTTCTTGTGCTGCAAATTGAACATGCCATGCTTCTTTTATAATGTGTCCATTTCTGACACCACTTTACTTTAGCTGCTCATATTTTTTGTTCTattctctttgttttttctttgtcCTTGTATTGTCTTCTTTGTTCAAAAAGGACTAGAGTATTTCTTCCGCCATGCATTGTATCTATTAGTTATACTATGTTCTTCTATTATCTTGGATGTATGTACACAAAATAATGTATGTTTTCTCAATATTTTCGGTTGTTCTTGTTTCTTTCATGTGATTGTTTAcatcattttctattttacttttgttgaCATCTGAAATAGTCAAATTCTTTTGCTGATGTTTTTTCTCTATTCGTTTTAGTCTAACTCTTGCATCAGTGACTAAAGGGTTGTGAATATCTGCTCCAGGGTATGTTGTAACTCTGATGGAGTTTCCAAATCTCTTGTTGATAAGAATGGAATAAAGAtgtaggtatttaaaaaaaattcaattgaaGTTACTAAATACTCCACCATACATAGGTTTGACAGACACTCAGATGCTTTCAATATTGGCATCCGGAGAGCAGATAGATAGGGTTCTGGAATTTTTAAACTACTTGCATCAACTTCGTCTTAGTTGAGACAATCGGCATCCTCAGGCGATGTTTTATTGTAGCGCACAATGCAGAGAACCTCATTTGCCCTTTTGGCAGCAATTCACATTGTAGTGATGGACAAAAGAGATCATAGCATTAAATGCTTTCAATGGAGGCGACAGATTAAATTAAAACCTCACAAGAAGTGGTGAAAACTTACATGATCCTTTATCTTACTGACTAACTACCACGAGTTTACTTGGGATTTGAAGGATTGTGCAAGCTGTGTGCAGGAAATCCAGAAAGATAGATTTCAGTACACTCCTGGAGCTACAACAGCAGCATTCGTCCGCACATTTAATCACTTGCAAGTAATATTATGATTTACGGATTTGATGTCTATACAATGCCAGATTAAGTTCTGCTGGATCCCGAAAGCTATCTTCAGGCTCTCTGTATTCCGCCGAAACATTGTAGTTGTCAATTTTCACTTTTTATCCTAACTCTTGATGACATTACAGTATGAATTCAATTTAACAACACTGACTAcagcaacatgtttctttgtaTTACTGATatcgaaaacaaaataaaaaggatGTACTATTCAGTTGAAGGATttcctgtaaaacataaacaaaagTATCATGCTAACAATATTGTACAATACAATCGAAAGATTTTCcttaaaacataaacaaaaaggATTGCTAACTTGAGAGATTTTAATTCCATAGTTATTTTCTTTAAGTAAAAAACAATTGCATTGTTCGAAAACCCCCCTCTCACTCCTTTAACGGACCTAGATGTTTTACAACCCCCTCCCTCCTTAATTGCGTTATGTAATACTTAAACGATCCCTTAAAAGAGATTTTTAGTATTCTATAATGCTAGAAGTtctagataaaaaaaaagaaggttCTGATATAAATGTATTcacatatattttattatatttaaaaataaattaacatgtatgttaaaaaaaaatatgaagaatcTAAAATCTTTGGTTGCATCTTACTGTATAGAAATACCATCAATTTTAcacatgtttaaatttttttatcatcaTTATTTTCTTATAACTTTTCTAGAACTGAAGCATGTgataaaaatttgataattataatataaataaactattagtataatatctaataatttatttgattatttaaaaatattactggCATTGTTTTTTAAAGTCTTAAGAATGTGAAAAGCAGAAGAATATGGGAAGACAGAGGATCAGAAAAAGACTTATTGATCCACAAATTCAACAGGATTCTTCCTTACACTGAGAGAAATATATATACCAACTTTCAAAGCCCTGGGATTTTTCATGtaagaaaaagaaattaaaagatgttttctatatttaaaaatatgcgGTGCATTATATTATAGGCATATGAATGTCAAAAGCAGAAGAAGACCCGTTCACAGCAAATTCAATATGGTAATTTACACAAATAGGAACCAAATTTCAAGTCTTCAATTAAAGGAGAAAGAATAAGATTATGGGAAGACGGACATCCATTGATTGTAATTTCAATAGGCGTTCTTCCTTGCACAAAGAGGATATGTATCAAGTTTCAAGCCTCTAGGACTTTTACTTCAAGAAAAAGGAACCACAAGAATATAAAAAGATCTGTTTATTCCAAACTTAACGGAGTTTTTACTTACACCAAGGCCTGTTTACTTAGTTTTAAGACTTTTCCTTTAAAGAAAAGAAAAGGCATAAGAATGTGAGAAGAATATTGAGTCCTGTTGACtcaaaatttaacaagttttCCTTACACCAAGTAGAACTTATGCACTTTTTTCCCTGCAAGGAAAAGAAGTATTGTTTCAGGACTGTTCAAGAAAAAGTGTAACAATGAAAAAAGGAAGACTCTAGGacttttcaagaaaaagaaaaagcacAATAATATGAAAACAAGATTTGCAACTCTCAATTCAAGATGATTCTTCCTTGCAACCAAGAGGAATCtgtttataaatttcaaaacatAAGATTCTCTTTTCAAGATAGAGAAAAGACAAGAGAATATGAAGAGAGGAAGGATGACTTATGAACTCAAATTAAATGAGGAATTTCATGCATTCATTACATTCCAAAAGGAATGTACTGAATGTTTGTACTACCTCAAGGACTTTACTTTAGTAAAGTCTTTGTATTATAAATTTCAAGATTCAAGAACTTTTCTTTCAAGAGAAATAAAAGGAATAAGGATATGAAAACAAGAAAAGCAGTTAAACAGAAATGTAGTAGGGTTTTTCTGTATACCAAGAGGAACCTGTGTAGCAATTTTCTATAAGAAAATAGAAGGCAAcagtttattaatattatattaaaatattccaATTAAGTTTTATATTTAATGCTGGGACCACCTGTTGGCAGATCTtcaaaaaaactaattttttggggATGCAGACAGGAAACAGTCTTccaattatattatacaaaatatgtGTTGTGGCTataatatatgtttaaaatatactttataaaCTTACACATTATAAATAAGTATATATACGACATATATCTTAATGAAACTTTAAACATTTTAGGTGCTGCTTGTGGTCGACATCATTCATTGTTTTTGACAGACAGTGGAACTGTCTATGCATGTGGAGATAATAAGTCAGGTCAATGTGGAGTAGGAAACTTACAACCCCAAATTTTAGTACCAACAAGGATCAATTATAGAGGACCTCCTATAATAAAAGTATGTTGAAAAATATTCTTGAGAAAGATTCGTGAATTTATTTTGTCTTTAGTGTTTCATTAATATTTTATGTTATAGGTAGGCGCTGGCGCTGAATTTTCTGTTATTCTTGACATAAAAGGTGGTCTCCACTCATTCGGCTTGCCTGAATATGGCCAACTTGGACATAATACTGATGGCAAATATTTCAAAACTAGCACCAAACTGTGCTTCAACTATCAAACCAGTCCAAAACGCATTGTTCTATATATAGAGAAGAGTAAAGATGGACATGTTTCAGCTGTGGATGTCACTGAAATAGTCGACTTTTCATGTGGTCAGAACCACACAGTCGCTATTGACAGCAAGAAGAGGGCATTTTCATGGGGATTTGGAGGATTTGGAAGGCTAGGACATGCGGAGCAGAAGGATGAGATGGTAAGATATTACttgattttttataaaaaaaatttttagatttggttttttttttattcttaaaaatatattattaatacatCTTAAGGaagatatttaaatataaatgctaGCTTGAAGTATTTTATTACATCTGcgtaaattgaattttgtatgccTATCTGTCTCTTAGTAAAATGATcacacttttttttattaaagtttacaAAATGTCAGGCATCAAATGAAAATGCTCAATAAAATAAATCCATATTTATTTACCTTACTGTCAAGTGATTTAATCCACTGTCTAAACAAAATATTTTCACAAATTATTGTCTAATGAAATGTGTCTGCTAAACTAATgattatgtatatataaataacaaaatttagAGTTAGTAATGAagaaaaattcctctgattgcaaaaactttgttttaaaatatttaaatgtcgGGCTAATTGactcggccaaggccatcaaaccGTAATGatttaatattacaaaaaattacagaCTTTCTATTTACAAAATGGCGCATTAACCATGGGGAAGGTTATTAGCGGGTGTTGAATTATAAAAGTCTCTTTATTTTAAGAAATCTTTCAAAATGTGTCTTACTGGAGACTATTATACTACTTATCACTCCATATTCCACTCACATCTTTCAGACACTCACAGAGTATTTGATCTGCAGAAAAAGGCAGTGAAGTTCCTTGCTGGTTTGAGAGTTAGGGAAGTTTGCCGTCAGGCTTATGAAAGATTGGGAATTCACCCTCCATATTCCTCTATAAGTCACAAAGATCACCATGGTTACGATACTAGGCACAAACACAATATGATACCAGCATATTGGCGTTTGAAAAGGTGTCAAAATGGACCAGGATATTGggcaataaaatgttttaatgttctgcataaaaatatcaaaaacttACCAGAGaaggaatttgaatttgaaaataaaatttaaaaaatattgataaaaaattccGTTTATTCAATTCAGGAATATTTACAACATAATTTTAAAGCTTTCTGTCATTCAGATTCGGATTCAAATACACTGCAAGAAATAGGTATTTGTTTAGAATATTCAGTATCTTCTTTTATAAAGGCTGTGGCTTGATATgtcaaagaaaatttatttatttattttagacggGCTGCtgcccaataagattaacaatgtttacaatgtatacaataaaacaaaataaaatataaatatcacaAACTTAATATCACGTAATTTAGTTTTACATATCAAAACGATGATAACATATTCCACAGCCACTCAAATAAACACATGCCTGAGGCCAGAATTGAATTCAGCCTTTGGTGCAAAAAAAATCTAGATCTGGGTGAATATTTGCCCATCTAGTGCTCTAGATATTAGAGTGCTCTAGAAATTATTATATGCATAGTTGTTCCTGTGAAAAGGAACATAAAAAGTTTGGTTGTGTTATGTTCTATGGAGAGGTACATGTAGACCAACCTGCTCAAGTAGCTGAGGACACAAGACTGTAGAATTAATTATACCATAAAGCATCTTTGCATCTTTAATTAATCGTCGGTCATACAATGAAAGAATACCAAGTTGGgtttcaatttgatcataatttACTTGATTTAATTCACAAGGTATACCCTGTTTATATGAACCATATTTCAAGAACTTGTGTTGAAGTCTCAATtttatatgtaaatattataagaTACATACATAAGAACAACACTTTAGGTGGGGTCTAACTAAAGAACAATATAGTAATGTAGTCGCTTCAATATTCTGAAAGTCTCTAGTGAATCTTTGTATAAAGCCGAACAATTATAAAGGCTTGGAAATTATTGACATATAATGcgatttaaataaaagtttagagTCTAAATTAATTCCCAGATCACAAATTTCGGTAACCCAGTcaacaaaaatgttttatatattataattatatttcattggGTCTCTCGATCGCCCAAAAGAAACAGCATGACACTTAGATGCGTTCAGAGCCATGGCATTCAGCACATACCATTCACTCAACCGATCAAGATCGTGTTGAAGATTAACACAATCTTCTGTATTATTGATAATTGTGTAGAACTTTAGATTAtccacaaaaagaagaagtggtatatatcatTGATGAATATGTTAAATAACAGGGGTCCCAAATGAGAACCACAGTGTACTCCTGAATGAACCTTAATCTCACTGGAAACAAAATCCCTGATACACACCATCTGAACTCGGTCAATCAAGTATGTTCTCAGCCATCTAAGAAGTGGCCCATCAACacccattttttttttaagtttaactattaaaatattatggttGACCCGATCAAAGGTATTGGAGAAATCAGTGTATAGTGCATGTACCCTACACCTACAGCCCCTCTCCATGGCCTTTCTCATGAAGTCCACAAACACCAGTATATTACATTCAGTTGATCTGctatttcaaaatcaaaattgtGTGTCTACTAGCTGTTTTTCAAGTGAAGCTTTAAGATAGTCACATACAAAACATTCAACTATCTTTGGTATTACACTAGTTATACTAATGGGTCTGTAATTATTCACCAAtgaattatcttcttctttaaaaaTAGGTGTTAAAAAACTAGTTTTCCAGCATTCTGTAAATTCACCCTTATTTAAGAATAgattaaaaatgtgaaaaagaggtctggataatataaaacaacaattcttGAGAAAGCTGGGAGGCAATCCATCAGGACCAGGACCCTTATTCACATCCATttctgataattttaaataaatatcagatATAGTTATGTTGAAACCAGTCAAGTTAGTAAGACCAGGTGAAGATGAGTCACTGGGTATGTCACATATTTGAGTGGAATAGACTGTagaaaaatattcttcaaaaagatTTACAATATCTTGTCCATGACCATATTGAACACAACCATAACTTAACACAGTGGGCAAGGAAGGCTTTCCCCTATGTGAATTCACAAACGACCAAAATCCCTTCAAAGTATTTCTTAGTGATAattctgttaaataaatatgatttctTTAGCTTTCAGCTTTTAACAATTTACACTTGGCCCTCAGCTGAGAAAAATTGTGATAATCCAGAAGTGATTTAGATAAAGATATTTTTTATGGGCTTTCTTTTTCTCAACTATCAGGTCCTTCAACTCTGGAGAGAACCAAGAAGGGAATTTACGTTTTGAATACCTTTTTAGGGGGATAAATAATTCTATAGCTAAGTAaactatattataaaaaatattcacaatttGATTCAGTGGTtttcctaaaaataaattatccCAACAGAACTCTGACTGTATCAGAATTTAACTCTATTTCTTGTGCGATATTATTAATAACCAATAAGAAAAGTGTAGGGCTTAAAGAGGAACCTTGGAGAATTCTGTTGAGGTTGAAGAGTGGGGACCTACAGTTGAATGTTTTTGCAACCTATTTTATAGATAGAGAATAGAAATGTGAGTTATTGATGCAACTTATTAACtaaatgcaatttttttaatgGTTATACATTCCTccgtaaaaaaaacaaatactacctagttttaaataaaaattagcaATAAGTAATACAAACACATTTTCTTCCTGTAGGTACCCCgtcttataaaatattttgacagcCAATCCAGAGGCGTGCGCTCAGTTCATTGCGGTTCGACATACTCGTTAGCCGTGACAGAGTTCAATGGTCTCTACATGTTTGGTCAAACCAAAAAAACCGGAGAGGCCAACATGTATCCTAAGCCCATCCAAGATCTTGCTGGTTGGAATATCAAGTGTATAGGAACCGGCCAAACCTCCATTATCGTCGCCGCTGATGAAAGCGTTATTGCATGGGGGGCATCACCTTGCTATGGGGAACTCGGCTTGGGGGATATGCAGAAGACGAGTACTACACCAAAAGAAGTAAGTAAAATAagtaaatttatataaattaatatgtTAGTGGTCTGCAGTGCTGTTTgatgtttagttttttttgtgtCTTTATCTCTAACCAGAAAATTTTCACTGTCTGCATGCAGGTACTGTAAACTCATAATGTTGTTAATTCTACTGCCACATATTACATTAATCAGAAGATGATTAATCTGATTTCTCGTTTTTCCTCAGTAGCAACCTAGGTCTGCTTATGGATATTTTTATGATCAAACCTCGttgatttaataatattatttgatgtattTAACTAAGACATTGTATGATATTTGATGTAGCAAAATCCACTAGTCCCAGTCAATCATCTTTTCACTGTTGATGTAGAGTGTGTTTAGCAATGAAGAATTATCACATCATGTTTAGGTAAAGCTATAAGAAACGTTTCCAATTGATCATAGAAGACATCTTTagtttaattattcttttctttAGTTGTTTGAACTGGTAGAATCGAAATGTTGCATAGTTTTCTTCTAAATCTCATGTAACAAATATTCTGGCTTCCGGTATTAGTCCACCTGATTTCCTGAACAGCTGTGATATACTGGTGAACAGGAATCTCGTGAAACGGGCGGAGCTTCTAGTGCGCAGAGAGAGAAAGTATTCGGTCAGAAAAGGATGGAATTTACCCGAACATTACAATCATTGTACGGCTTGATAATCACTCGGTAgacattaaaaaatttacaatgttGTCAATATGTGGATGATCACAGTAATATTGGGTATTTTTAGTTTGATATCTGAAAATATGAGTTTCAAATAATTTACACAACAATTTAATGACTAAAAGGATAAGGGAATGATTTTTGGCGAGGTATGATTACAATGTATCCCAAAAAATTGTATACAAATGAAGAACAGTTTAtcttaaattttacaaaaaaaaactattcttgATAAAAAGCTCAgcttagaagaaaaacaaaaataatgatttgattaaaatataatatttaccaAACAGTAGATAATTAtgacatgtttttattataacatttttattagtttttattaaatcatattttaaataacatttatttatttattttattaatgacattttaaatatacttagTAATTATTTAGTTTAGTATGCTATACTGTGTGTTAGAATTGACTCATTTTCCATATACATATTagtattatggactcacattggcaaccttttcatcatttttgtttaaaattatctcagctacattttttattaaaaaaatgtttttctacagggtacagattcttggtaatcCGATCTCTTTGCGTTTTTACTTTACTAC from the Diabrotica undecimpunctata isolate CICGRU chromosome 1, icDiaUnde3, whole genome shotgun sequence genome contains:
- the LOC140432665 gene encoding protein RCC2 homolog, which translates into the protein MSTSLKRKRAPSKKAAGKKNKKSLDMDSDLSEGSGGENNVQPDEVLIAGDGDINETPLPKELLNTMIKPAGQLIFFGNINWDTMGKREVKGQKILPMLYWPHRFTDLRIRLVVSGCVAGHSILVTEDGKAMTFGRNPQGQLGLDDTESRTTPTLVPGLENMNIIGAACGRHHSLFLTDSGTVYACGDNKSGQCGVGNLQPQILVPTRINYRGPPIIKVGAGAEFSVILDIKGGLHSFGLPEYGQLGHNTDGKYFKTSTKLCFNYQTSPKRIVLYIEKSKDGHVSAVDVTEIVDFSCGQNHTVAIDSKKRAFSWGFGGFGRLGHAEQKDEMVPRLIKYFDSQSRGVRSVHCGSTYSLAVTEFNGLYMFGQTKKTGEANMYPKPIQDLAGWNIKCIGTGQTSIIVAADESVIAWGASPCYGELGLGDMQKTSTTPKEVNKLSGAKVTSLTMGICFTLLVASDETPEQKQKLEALKEYTP